One window of Lacerta agilis isolate rLacAgi1 chromosome 14, rLacAgi1.pri, whole genome shotgun sequence genomic DNA carries:
- the ZG16 gene encoding zymogen granule membrane protein 16, translating into MFWFTALALLCCGITISTAQPRSSSSSGEYGGGGGKRFSQSGNQLDGPITAIRVRVNRWYIVGLQVRYGKEWSNYVGGSSGDLEEIFLHPGESIIQATGKYKTYLRQLVFVTDKGRYFPFGKDTGISFNAAPLYPNTVLRYFTGRSGSVIDAIAFHWDYYPSDCPSCGK; encoded by the exons ATGTTTTGGTTCACTGCCCTTGCTTTACTCTGTTGCGGCATCACCATCAGCACAG CTCAGCCacgttcttcttcctcttccggCGAGTATGGCGGAGGTGGCGGGAAACGCTTCTCCCAGTCTGGGAACCAGCTGGATGGGCCCATAACCGCCATTAGGGTCCGGGTGAACCGGTGGTACATTGTGGG TCTCCAAGTCCGTTACGGCAAGGAGTGGAGCAACTACGTGGGGGGCTCTTCTGGCGACCTGGAGGAAATCTTCCTGCACCCTGGCGAGTCCATCATCCAAGCCACTGGGAAATACAAAACCTACCTCCGCCAACTTGTGTTTGTCACCGACAAGGGGCGCTACTTCCCTTTTGGGAAGGACACAGGCATCAGCTTCAACGCAGCTCCTCTGTACCCAAACACCGTCCTGCGTTACTTCACCGGCAGATCTGGTTCGGTCATTGACGCCATCGCTTTCCACTGGGATTACTACCCCAGTGACTGCCCCTCCTGTGGAAAGTGA